The genome window CAACTGGATTTTCTGTGAATCCGTACATTCTAAAAAAAGCGGCTGGGTACCGAAGCAAATATTAAGCACTCCCAATGAAGAACAGATCGCGACTGCATTATCAGATTATTCAGCACACGAATTAACCGTAAAACCCGGTATCATCGTTACAAAAGAATTTGAACTAAATGAATGGAGTTTTGTTCATACCGCAGAGGGTGAAAAGGGCTGGTTACCAAATAAGGTATTGATTCCATCGGAATAAATAAGGAAATTGAAACAGAATCAATGAGCACATCTGAACAAATTCCGGTCGTGACATGTACGCGATATCCAGTGTATACCCGTCAGGTAAAACCAGGCTGGCGTCGGCACCTTGCAGATACTGAAAATCACGAATGGTTTCAGGGCTTAAGGAATCGCGACATGCTTCACGGTTCTCCGGTGTCGGTAAGTGCCAGTACGTCTCCCAGGCTCCCCATGCGTCACTAAATCCCTCCATATATGCATTCCCATTCTGACTAATGATAGCTTAAACCTTTTCCGGATGAGCAACGGCCAATCTATTCCCCACAGGTGCACCGTAATCAAATACATATAGTACATACTTATTGAGAGATAGGGCTTGAGTAAAACCTTCAATCACCTGGAACAGGTTCTCAAATGTAAAGTTGAATGGAAACCCATGTAATAACAATATAACTGGACCATCCTTGGAACCAGCTTCATGATAAAAACATCGACCTCTCCAACTTTTTGCCGCTGATAACTAATTCTGTTGTTATCTAAGGCAGACATATTGTTCATCGTGATTTTCAAATCAACCTACTCGAGATCATGAATCAAACGTCTCACCCACATAATGAAACGAGTGAATATGAGTTTTGGTCAGTTCGATCACATTCTTGATAAAAACATCACGTGATTCATGATATCCGCTTAATATCCAATTGTTCAATAGTCCAAAAAAACCGTAGGCGGTATAGTACTTGAAATAGTCCATGTTCACCGGGGAGTTATTGATCGTCTCAAAGACAAACTGTTCCTGATAGATTTTGAGTATAGTTTGGGGGAAACCTGTATGTAGACCGGGTAACGTGTCATCGTATTGAATCAGTTCGAAGAAGTCTCGGTTTTCATAGATATAATCCACGATTTGAAAAGATTCGGCGTCCAGCTTGTTTGTTGAAACCTTTTGACCGTGCCAATAGGGCCTACCTACTGCCCCCCTTAATCCTTGAAGTGTTGTACTCAGCAATTCTTCAGCGAGAAGATATTTGTCCTGGTAGTGTAAATAAAACGTGCTGCGATTGTAACCCGCCTGATCAACGATGTCCTTGACAGACACACCATGGAATCCTTTTTTCTTAATGAGCTGAATCAGAGCGGTTTTTAGGTGCTCCTTGGTTCGATTACGATGTTGAGCAGTCACAATAAGTTCATTATTCATTCAAAAAAACTCCTATAAATTTAGACATATTTTTATGAAGTGTCTACGAGGTAGACACTTGGTCATATCTTAATGATTGGAATGTTACAATTTTAAGCATAGAATTAGTTTTGTAAACATCATATAGCACTATTTATATAGGCGCTATTCAAAATATTATACTGGGGGATTTATTCATGGGCAAACTACAGGATAAAGTAGCAATTATTACAGGAGGAGCATCCGGAATCGGCGCAGCAACAGCTCGCCTGTTCGTTTCCGAGGGAGCCAAAGTGGTTTTGGTCGATCTGAATGAAGAAAAAGGCAAGGCGTTCGAACAGGAACTGAAAGCGCTTAATGCGGAAGCTCTCTTTATCAAAGCAAACATCACGAGTGAAGAAGAGGTTTCCGAGATGTTCAAACAAACCGTCCAAGCCTTCGGTCAAGTGGATATCGTATTCAACAATGCAGGAATTGGACGTGTTCATCCTACACATGAGCTTGACTACGCCGAATGGCGTAATACGGTCAATGTTGATCTGGACGGCGTTTTCTTGGTCGCTCGTGAATCAATTCGCGAAATGCTGAAAATTGGCGGCGGCACAATCGTCAACACGGCGTCCATGTATGGATGGGTTGGTTCTCCTGGTTCAGCAGCTTACAATGCAGCTAAAGGTGGCGTTGTGAATCTGACTCGTTCCCTCGCGCTGGAGTATGCTGAGCAGAATATTCGGGTGAACTCTCTTTGCCCAGGCTTCATCGATACACCGATTATCCCGGAAGAGAGCAAACAAGCACTTGCTGCGGCAACCCCAATGAAACGTCTGGGTCAAGCAGAAGAGATGGCGAAAGCCGTTCTGTTCCTCGCTAGCGATGATTCTTCCTATATGACAGGAAACAGCCTGATCATAGACGGAGGATACACTGCTCAATAAGTGTAGCAATTGTAAAAGCACACAAGAAAGAACATAGTTCCATTAAAAGTCGCTAATCTAGCGGCTTTTTTTATTTTATTGGTATAAGAGCAGTTTCCGAGCCAATGACAACTAGCAAATAGCCCGTTTAGCTACTCATAATAGATGGCCTCATAAGGAAACTCCAACTTATTCAAGCGATATTCTTTGGGTGACATGGACATATATTGCCGAAAAACTTTGCCGAAATAGCTTGGGCTCTCAAAGCCGCATTGTTGACCAATTTGGGAAATCGGAAGTTCCGTTGTGCGGAGAAGTCTAACTGCCACCTCAATGCGTCTGTCTTTGAGATAGGCGAGCGGTGATGTTTTCTCCGATCTCTGAAATAACCTGCACAAGTAGTGTTTATTGATATCGCAATGGCTTGCGAGCAGATCCAGCGTCAATGGAGAAGAATAATTCTCCCGGATGAACTTTTTACATTTCTCGATTGTTGTTATGGAAAGGGCACCAATATCCCTCTCCGCATCCCGACTCGTCTGCACCAAGATTAGCAACCAGCGGTAGATTTGCATAGACAAACGATACTTGTCGGTGACTTTATCCTGATGAATCAAATGGATGATTTGCCATAACTCTTGAATCAAGGGAGAATCTGCGTTTCGTCGAATGACATGTCCTTCATTATCATGAATCATATCCCAAATTCGGTTGGCTTCATCCCCGCGAATGTTAATCCATATAAATTCCCATGGTTCGTTATTCTCTTGTTTATAGTAATAGCAATGTT of Paenibacillus sp. FSL R5-0517 contains these proteins:
- a CDS encoding SH3 domain-containing protein; amino-acid sequence: MKLYKVVQPHNSNYPDPIVLAKGDTILYGREDTEFPNWIFCESVHSKKSGWVPKQILSTPNEEQIATALSDYSAHELTVKPGIIVTKEFELNEWSFVHTAEGEKGWLPNKVLIPSE
- a CDS encoding TetR/AcrR family transcriptional regulator, which encodes MNNELIVTAQHRNRTKEHLKTALIQLIKKKGFHGVSVKDIVDQAGYNRSTFYLHYQDKYLLAEELLSTTLQGLRGAVGRPYWHGQKVSTNKLDAESFQIVDYIYENRDFFELIQYDDTLPGLHTGFPQTILKIYQEQFVFETINNSPVNMDYFKYYTAYGFFGLLNNWILSGYHESRDVFIKNVIELTKTHIHSFHYVGETFDS
- a CDS encoding SDR family NAD(P)-dependent oxidoreductase; its protein translation is MGKLQDKVAIITGGASGIGAATARLFVSEGAKVVLVDLNEEKGKAFEQELKALNAEALFIKANITSEEEVSEMFKQTVQAFGQVDIVFNNAGIGRVHPTHELDYAEWRNTVNVDLDGVFLVARESIREMLKIGGGTIVNTASMYGWVGSPGSAAYNAAKGGVVNLTRSLALEYAEQNIRVNSLCPGFIDTPIIPEESKQALAAATPMKRLGQAEEMAKAVLFLASDDSSYMTGNSLIIDGGYTAQ
- a CDS encoding AraC family transcriptional regulator, whose product is MVHTVSYAFRNDDTSIMTLDSIGWQIVSSEEYRCPSDDRPDPGHVVFQYTLNGQGYLDIDNQTIPLPKGHALLVKISGEHCYYYKQENNEPWEFIWINIRGDEANRIWDMIHDNEGHVIRRNADSPLIQELWQIIHLIHQDKVTDKYRLSMQIYRWLLILVQTSRDAERDIGALSITTIEKCKKFIRENYSSPLTLDLLASHCDINKHYLCRLFQRSEKTSPLAYLKDRRIEVAVRLLRTTELPISQIGQQCGFESPSYFGKVFRQYMSMSPKEYRLNKLEFPYEAIYYE